In a single window of the Pelodiscus sinensis isolate JC-2024 chromosome 18, ASM4963464v1, whole genome shotgun sequence genome:
- the ASXL1 gene encoding polycomb group protein ASXL1 isoform X1: MKEMKQRRKKERTWAEAARLVLENYSDAPMTPKQILQVIEAEGLKEMSGTSPLACLNAMLHSNSRGGDGLFYKLPGRISLFTLKKDALQWSRNLSVPEGEELDDAVDAESCGSNEASTVSGDNDVSLDETSSNASCSTESQSKSLSASRESCRTASQTSKQKKKTGVMLPRVVLTPLKVNGAHMESASGFTGRHADGESSSTSSSSSSSLALCSATMRTRAEISRDPPQLLRGIRKPAAGQMKRNRGEDIDFETPGSILVNTNLRALINSRTFNVLPPHFQQQLLFLLPEVDRQAGADGLMRLSGSALNNEFFTHAAQSWRERLADGEFTHEMQVRIRQEMEKEKRVEQWKEKFFEDYYGQKLGLTKEESQQQNSGQEDAENRTEFSVQAEAAKPQHGPSTRQRDGHVKKRSRPDLRCRARRSLYKIREPDQTETPKETVSVGPDSSFHKETKAEVDLGGEDLAGSSSASLKPESPELLFSSESSRLHSKVEDLSLAAASISRIPSLPQENLDQESKDQKRKCFEEAASTSFPEKKPRLEDRQSFRNTIESVHPEKPQPTKEEPKVPPIRIQLSRIKPPWVVKGQPAYQICPRIIPNTEPSGRGRTGARTLADIKARALQARAQREAVTAAIGGGGGPGGGGNSTDKGGGGGGGESSSHRESRRSKRTHGRCASDLQRTQLLPPVPLNREKSNFAEVAVQVAKINLAEPGKQDSCPPNGEGAFILERAADVISGGTEDVAQSTNGLANRQLDDALIGLSFDAAASLGQEESFEPLLHDVRSENTPHTASQEGQSTKQEHSVPSENGVCCSQVQGSAVIDDISTVPRTEDVGTPPELNSSSPMKETFSHNSSLTLELSSDGKEQHEPEIEMRFNGSKKPTGKHVTDCDDSKTNRIGMENVGSELYALTHRQTGKHESELLNGERNQESLVKPFSLGDWTVQNGIGTSEKLPHLWKRPSGENTDNLCQHMKETQGFKTNGDDEIQSTHSETTDTASDFEADLTDENVEVDIYFRNVHFKEATGKGDASHKCNTERNDGIRSDSSVKNNSLPYVAELPSVAMVSKMSPPQAWALHTPLSQQTPSQKTPGSSRPISSIEANNPLVMQLLKGNLSLEKVLPVSHASIKLEIMESLLDKPSENHSLQVERSSNCCFGQESSRDAGINTSGRNRSGDFHSPDAFRDHQKTQCNSGTVLPKTESVENQPDVPEKHSNVGSSLSSPDPLDSMVSGSQKPKELSHRERSSCSFGDQKELPLVHDVPQHNPLTHTIINESPEKLNPPVAPQFLAPNVTSLGTKRISGTSINKSYVGVQGKKLFGSGFPCNAAARLPHPRALEHLATVGTASPSKQIPLNKSTASGEGAPTAREDWPSKQHANTLGGIKNENILACGGPAKGSVKNRKDVGHSPVELMEHLQSVPLVMDLPFFKLPREPGKGLNQPLEPSSIPSQLNIKQAFYGKLSKLQLNSTSFNYSSHTAPAFPRSLAGSMMQLSHKANFAANHNASLSVQMFADSSSVEEISFKCSCSLKAMIMCKGCGAFCHDDCIGPSKLCVLCLVVR, from the exons ATGAAGGAGATGAAGCAGCGGAGGAAGAAGGAGCGCACGTGGGCTGAGGCCGCCCgcctg GTTCTGGAAAACTACTCTGATGCTCCTATGACCCCGAAACAGATTCTGCAGGTCATAGAAGCTGAGGGACTAAAGGAAATGAG CGGCACTTCCCCCCTGGCCTGCCTCAATGCCATGCTACATTCCAATTCAAGGGGAGGTGATGGACTCTTTTACAAATTGCCTGGACGTATTAGCCTTTTTACGCTCAAG AAGGATGCCTTGCAGTGGTCTCGGAACCTGTCTGTGccagagggagaggagctggatgATGCAGTAGATGCAGAAAGCTGTGGGTCCAATGAAGCCAGCACTGTGAGTGGCGATAATGATG TGTCTCTTGATGAAACCTCTTCTAACGCCTCCTGTTCCACTGAATCTCAGAGTAAGAGTCTCTCTGCTTCCAGGGAGAGCTGTAGAACAGCCTCACAG acaagcaaacaaaagaaaaagactgGTGTGATGTTGCCTCGCGTTGTCCTGACTCCACTGAAAGTAAATGGGGCACACATGGAGTCAGCCTCAG GTTTCACAGGAAGGCATGCAGatggagagagcagcagcacttccagcagcagcagctcctctttGGCCCTGTGTAGTGCCACCATGCGCACTAGGGCAGAAATCAGCAGGGATCCTCCACAGCTGCTGAGAGGTATCCGGAAGCCAGCAGCTG GGCAAATGAAGCGCAACAGAGGTGAGGATATAGATTTTGAGACACCTGGTTCCATTCTTGTCAACACAAATCTCCGAGCACTGATAAACTCCAGAACCTTCAATGTACTCCCCCCAcacttccagcagcagctccttttcctcctgccagaAGTTGACAGACAG GCTGGGGCAGATGGGCTGATGCGTCTCAGTGGCAGTGCTCTGAATAATGAGTTCTTCACCCATGCAGCTCAGAGCTGGAGAGAACGACTGGCTGATG GTGAATTCACTCATGAGATGCAGGTTAGAATACGACAGGAAATGGAGAAAGAGAAGAGGGTGGAGCAATGGAAAGAGAAGTTCTTTGAAGACTACTATGGACAAAA GTTGGGTTTGACTAAAGAAGAATCACAACAGCAAAATTCAGGGCAAGAAGATGCTGAGAACAGGACCGAGTTTTCTGTTCAGGCAGAAGCAGCAAAGCCACAGCATGGTCCTTCTACACGTCAGCGAGATGGACATGTCAAGAAACGCTCTCGGCCAGATCTGCGATGCAGAGCCAGAAGGAGCTTGTATAAAATACGAGAGCCTGATCAGACTGAGACCCCCAAAGAGACTGTGTCTGTGGGACCAGACTCCTCCTTCCATAAAGAGACTAAAGCGGAGGTGGATTTGGGAGGAGAAGATCTGGCAGGCTCTTCGTCTGCATCATTGAAGCCGGAGAGTCCAGAACTGCTGTTTTCTTCAGAGTCTTCCAGACTGCACAGTAAAGTGGAAGATCTGTCTTTGGCAGCCGCATCTATAAGCAGAATTCCCAGTTTGCCCCAAGAAAACTTAGATCAGGAGTCAAAGGACCAGAAAAGGAAATGCTTTGAGGAGGCtgcctccacctccttccccgaAAAGAAGCCCCGGCTTGAAGATCGTCAGTCCTTTCGTAACACAATTGAAAGTGTTCACCCAGAAAAGCCACAGCCTACTAAAGAGGAGCCAAAAGTCCCACCCATCCGG ATTCAACTTTCACGTATCAAGCCACCCTGGGTGGTTAAGGGTCAGCCCGCTTACCAGATATGCCCCCGGATCATCCCCAACACAGAGCCCTCTGGTCGGGGCAGGACTGGTGCCAGAACACTCGCAGACATTAAAGCTCGTGCTCTGCAAGCCAGAGCCCAGCGAGAGGCCGTTACAGCTGCcattggaggtgggggtgggccaggaggaggagggaacagCACCGATaaaggaggtggtggtggtggtggagaatCCAGTAGCCATAGAGAGTCCAGGAGATCAAAGAGAACTCATGGAAGGTGTGCGTCAGATCTACAACGAACACAATTACTGCCGCCTGTCCCTCTAAACAGAGAAAAGAGTAACTTTGCTGAGGTAGCTGTGCAGGTAGCTAAAATAAATTTAGCTGAACCTGGAAAACAGGACTCCTGCCCACCTAATGGTGAGGGAGCCTTCATTCTTGAACGTGCTGCAGATGTTATCTCAGGTGGAACAGAAGATGTTGCTCAAAGTACTAATGGCTTAGCTAATCGCCAGCTTGATGATGCTTTGATTGGGCTGTCTTTTGATGCTGCAGCttctctggggcaggaggagagcttTGAGCCGCTCCTCCATGATGTAAGAAGTGAAAACACACCTCATACTGCCTCTCAGGAGGGTCAGAGTACTAAGCAAGAACACTCAGTTCCGTCTGAGAATGGTGTGTGTTGTTCTCAGGTACAGGGGTCTGCAGTCATAGATGATATCAGTACTGTACCAAGAACTGAAGATGTTGGCACTCCCCCAGAGTTGAACAGTAGTTCTCCTATGAAAGAAACTTTCTCTCATAATTCTAGCCTTACCCTAGAATTGTCATCAGACGGTAAAGAACAGCATGAGCCAGAAATTGAAATGCGATTTAATGGCTCTAAGAAACCCACAGGAAAACATGTAACTGATTGTGATGATTCAAAAACAAATCGTATTGGAATGGAGAATGTGGGCTCAGAGTTGTATGCTCTCACACACCGACAGACAGGAAAACACGAAAGTGAACTGCTAAATGGAGAACGGAATCAAGAGTCCTTGGTGAAACCTTTTTCACTTGGTGATTGGACTGTTCAGAATGGAATAGGTACCTCTGAAAAGCTTCCACACCTGTGGAAGAGGCCATCAGGGGAAAACACAGATAATTTGTGTCAACACATGAAAGAGACACAAGGGTTTAAGACAAATGGAGATGATGAAATCCAGAGTACACACAGCGAAACTACAGATACTGCTTCTGATTTTGAAGCTGACCTAACTGATGAGAATGTGGAGGTGGATATCTACTTCAGGAATGTCCACTTCAAGGAGGCTACAGGAAAAGGAGATGCCTCCCACAAGTGCAACACTGAAAGAAATGACGGCATTAGATCTGACTCCTCTGTGAAAAATAACAGTCTCCCATACGTAGCAGAGTTGCCGTCAGTAGCAATGGTGAGCAAGATGTCTCCACCCCAGGCATGGGCACTACATACACCTCTTTCTCAACAAACTCCGAGTCAGAAAACACCGGGCTCCAGTAGGCCCATATCATCTATTGAAGCCAATAACCCTCTGGTGATGCAGTTACTTAAGGGAAACCTTTCTTTGGAAAAGGTTCTACCAGTATCACATGCCAGCATCAAGCTGGAAATTATGGAATCACTTCTAGACAAGCCATCAGAAAACCACTCCCTACAAGTGGAGAGAAGCAGCAATTGCTGCTTTGGCCAAGAGTCTTCCCGAGATGCAGGAATAAATACAAGTGGCCGAAACAGAAGTGGTGACTTCCACTCTCCAGATGCTTTCAGAGATCATCAGAAAACACAATGCAACTCTGGGACAGTACTGCCCAAAACAGAAAGTGTGGAGAACCAGCCTGATGTTCCAGAAAAGCATTCCAATGTTGGCAGTAGCTTGAGCTCTCCAGACCCACTGGACAGTATGGTGAGCGGCTCTCAGAAACCTAAAGAGTTGAGCCATAGAGAAAGATCTTCCTGTAGTTTTGGAGATCAAAAAGAGTTACCCCTGGTCCATGATGTCCCACAGCACAATCCACTAACACATACTATTATAAATGAAAGCCCTGAAAAGCTAAACCCACCAGTAGCACCTCAGTTTTTAGCTCCAAATGTAACCTCTCTCGGAACAAAGCGCATCAGTGGAACCTCAATTAATAAAAGTTACGTTGGCGTCCAGGGCAAAAAGCTCTTTGGTTCGGGCTTCCCCTGCAACGCTGCTGCTAGATTGCCTCATCCAAGAGCTTTGGAGCACCTCGCAACCGTGGGAACTGCCTCCCCCAGCAAGCAGATCCCGTTAAATAAGAGCACTGCATCTGGAGAAGGAGCACCGACTGCCAGGGAAGACTGGCCTTCAAAACAACACGCAAACACACTAGGAGGAATAAAAAATGAGAATAtactggcctgtggaggcccagCCAAGGGCAGTGTGAAGAACCGGAAGGATGTTGGGCACAGCCCTGTGGAACTGATGGAGCATTTGCAGAGTGTTCCCCTTGTTATGGACTTGCCGTTTTTCAAGTTACCAAGAGAACCAGGAAAAGGACTCAACCAGCCCTTGGAGCCTTCTTCCATCCCCTCTCAGCTCAATATCAAACAAGCGTTTTATGGGAAGCTTTCGAAGCTGCAGCTCAATTCCACCAGCTTTAATTATTCATCCCACACAGCTCCAGCTTTCCCCAGAAGCCTTGCTGGAAGTATGATGCAGCTAAGCCACAAAGCGAACTTTGCTGCAAACCATAATGCATCTCTTTCTGTGCAGATGTTTGCTGATAGCAGCAGTGTTGAAGAAATATCATTCAAATGTTCCTGCAGCCTTAAAGCCATGATTATGTGTAAAGGATGTGGGGCATTTTGTCACGATGACTGTATAGGACCCTCAAAGCTTTGTGTATTGTGCCTTGTGGTGAGATAA
- the ASXL1 gene encoding polycomb group protein ASXL1 isoform X2, with the protein MLHSNSRGGDGLFYKLPGRISLFTLKKDALQWSRNLSVPEGEELDDAVDAESCGSNEASTVSGDNDVSLDETSSNASCSTESQSKSLSASRESCRTASQTSKQKKKTGVMLPRVVLTPLKVNGAHMESASGFTGRHADGESSSTSSSSSSSLALCSATMRTRAEISRDPPQLLRGIRKPAAGQMKRNRGEDIDFETPGSILVNTNLRALINSRTFNVLPPHFQQQLLFLLPEVDRQAGADGLMRLSGSALNNEFFTHAAQSWRERLADGEFTHEMQVRIRQEMEKEKRVEQWKEKFFEDYYGQKLGLTKEESQQQNSGQEDAENRTEFSVQAEAAKPQHGPSTRQRDGHVKKRSRPDLRCRARRSLYKIREPDQTETPKETVSVGPDSSFHKETKAEVDLGGEDLAGSSSASLKPESPELLFSSESSRLHSKVEDLSLAAASISRIPSLPQENLDQESKDQKRKCFEEAASTSFPEKKPRLEDRQSFRNTIESVHPEKPQPTKEEPKVPPIRIQLSRIKPPWVVKGQPAYQICPRIIPNTEPSGRGRTGARTLADIKARALQARAQREAVTAAIGGGGGPGGGGNSTDKGGGGGGGESSSHRESRRSKRTHGRCASDLQRTQLLPPVPLNREKSNFAEVAVQVAKINLAEPGKQDSCPPNGEGAFILERAADVISGGTEDVAQSTNGLANRQLDDALIGLSFDAAASLGQEESFEPLLHDVRSENTPHTASQEGQSTKQEHSVPSENGVCCSQVQGSAVIDDISTVPRTEDVGTPPELNSSSPMKETFSHNSSLTLELSSDGKEQHEPEIEMRFNGSKKPTGKHVTDCDDSKTNRIGMENVGSELYALTHRQTGKHESELLNGERNQESLVKPFSLGDWTVQNGIGTSEKLPHLWKRPSGENTDNLCQHMKETQGFKTNGDDEIQSTHSETTDTASDFEADLTDENVEVDIYFRNVHFKEATGKGDASHKCNTERNDGIRSDSSVKNNSLPYVAELPSVAMVSKMSPPQAWALHTPLSQQTPSQKTPGSSRPISSIEANNPLVMQLLKGNLSLEKVLPVSHASIKLEIMESLLDKPSENHSLQVERSSNCCFGQESSRDAGINTSGRNRSGDFHSPDAFRDHQKTQCNSGTVLPKTESVENQPDVPEKHSNVGSSLSSPDPLDSMVSGSQKPKELSHRERSSCSFGDQKELPLVHDVPQHNPLTHTIINESPEKLNPPVAPQFLAPNVTSLGTKRISGTSINKSYVGVQGKKLFGSGFPCNAAARLPHPRALEHLATVGTASPSKQIPLNKSTASGEGAPTAREDWPSKQHANTLGGIKNENILACGGPAKGSVKNRKDVGHSPVELMEHLQSVPLVMDLPFFKLPREPGKGLNQPLEPSSIPSQLNIKQAFYGKLSKLQLNSTSFNYSSHTAPAFPRSLAGSMMQLSHKANFAANHNASLSVQMFADSSSVEEISFKCSCSLKAMIMCKGCGAFCHDDCIGPSKLCVLCLVVR; encoded by the exons ATGCTACATTCCAATTCAAGGGGAGGTGATGGACTCTTTTACAAATTGCCTGGACGTATTAGCCTTTTTACGCTCAAG AAGGATGCCTTGCAGTGGTCTCGGAACCTGTCTGTGccagagggagaggagctggatgATGCAGTAGATGCAGAAAGCTGTGGGTCCAATGAAGCCAGCACTGTGAGTGGCGATAATGATG TGTCTCTTGATGAAACCTCTTCTAACGCCTCCTGTTCCACTGAATCTCAGAGTAAGAGTCTCTCTGCTTCCAGGGAGAGCTGTAGAACAGCCTCACAG acaagcaaacaaaagaaaaagactgGTGTGATGTTGCCTCGCGTTGTCCTGACTCCACTGAAAGTAAATGGGGCACACATGGAGTCAGCCTCAG GTTTCACAGGAAGGCATGCAGatggagagagcagcagcacttccagcagcagcagctcctctttGGCCCTGTGTAGTGCCACCATGCGCACTAGGGCAGAAATCAGCAGGGATCCTCCACAGCTGCTGAGAGGTATCCGGAAGCCAGCAGCTG GGCAAATGAAGCGCAACAGAGGTGAGGATATAGATTTTGAGACACCTGGTTCCATTCTTGTCAACACAAATCTCCGAGCACTGATAAACTCCAGAACCTTCAATGTACTCCCCCCAcacttccagcagcagctccttttcctcctgccagaAGTTGACAGACAG GCTGGGGCAGATGGGCTGATGCGTCTCAGTGGCAGTGCTCTGAATAATGAGTTCTTCACCCATGCAGCTCAGAGCTGGAGAGAACGACTGGCTGATG GTGAATTCACTCATGAGATGCAGGTTAGAATACGACAGGAAATGGAGAAAGAGAAGAGGGTGGAGCAATGGAAAGAGAAGTTCTTTGAAGACTACTATGGACAAAA GTTGGGTTTGACTAAAGAAGAATCACAACAGCAAAATTCAGGGCAAGAAGATGCTGAGAACAGGACCGAGTTTTCTGTTCAGGCAGAAGCAGCAAAGCCACAGCATGGTCCTTCTACACGTCAGCGAGATGGACATGTCAAGAAACGCTCTCGGCCAGATCTGCGATGCAGAGCCAGAAGGAGCTTGTATAAAATACGAGAGCCTGATCAGACTGAGACCCCCAAAGAGACTGTGTCTGTGGGACCAGACTCCTCCTTCCATAAAGAGACTAAAGCGGAGGTGGATTTGGGAGGAGAAGATCTGGCAGGCTCTTCGTCTGCATCATTGAAGCCGGAGAGTCCAGAACTGCTGTTTTCTTCAGAGTCTTCCAGACTGCACAGTAAAGTGGAAGATCTGTCTTTGGCAGCCGCATCTATAAGCAGAATTCCCAGTTTGCCCCAAGAAAACTTAGATCAGGAGTCAAAGGACCAGAAAAGGAAATGCTTTGAGGAGGCtgcctccacctccttccccgaAAAGAAGCCCCGGCTTGAAGATCGTCAGTCCTTTCGTAACACAATTGAAAGTGTTCACCCAGAAAAGCCACAGCCTACTAAAGAGGAGCCAAAAGTCCCACCCATCCGG ATTCAACTTTCACGTATCAAGCCACCCTGGGTGGTTAAGGGTCAGCCCGCTTACCAGATATGCCCCCGGATCATCCCCAACACAGAGCCCTCTGGTCGGGGCAGGACTGGTGCCAGAACACTCGCAGACATTAAAGCTCGTGCTCTGCAAGCCAGAGCCCAGCGAGAGGCCGTTACAGCTGCcattggaggtgggggtgggccaggaggaggagggaacagCACCGATaaaggaggtggtggtggtggtggagaatCCAGTAGCCATAGAGAGTCCAGGAGATCAAAGAGAACTCATGGAAGGTGTGCGTCAGATCTACAACGAACACAATTACTGCCGCCTGTCCCTCTAAACAGAGAAAAGAGTAACTTTGCTGAGGTAGCTGTGCAGGTAGCTAAAATAAATTTAGCTGAACCTGGAAAACAGGACTCCTGCCCACCTAATGGTGAGGGAGCCTTCATTCTTGAACGTGCTGCAGATGTTATCTCAGGTGGAACAGAAGATGTTGCTCAAAGTACTAATGGCTTAGCTAATCGCCAGCTTGATGATGCTTTGATTGGGCTGTCTTTTGATGCTGCAGCttctctggggcaggaggagagcttTGAGCCGCTCCTCCATGATGTAAGAAGTGAAAACACACCTCATACTGCCTCTCAGGAGGGTCAGAGTACTAAGCAAGAACACTCAGTTCCGTCTGAGAATGGTGTGTGTTGTTCTCAGGTACAGGGGTCTGCAGTCATAGATGATATCAGTACTGTACCAAGAACTGAAGATGTTGGCACTCCCCCAGAGTTGAACAGTAGTTCTCCTATGAAAGAAACTTTCTCTCATAATTCTAGCCTTACCCTAGAATTGTCATCAGACGGTAAAGAACAGCATGAGCCAGAAATTGAAATGCGATTTAATGGCTCTAAGAAACCCACAGGAAAACATGTAACTGATTGTGATGATTCAAAAACAAATCGTATTGGAATGGAGAATGTGGGCTCAGAGTTGTATGCTCTCACACACCGACAGACAGGAAAACACGAAAGTGAACTGCTAAATGGAGAACGGAATCAAGAGTCCTTGGTGAAACCTTTTTCACTTGGTGATTGGACTGTTCAGAATGGAATAGGTACCTCTGAAAAGCTTCCACACCTGTGGAAGAGGCCATCAGGGGAAAACACAGATAATTTGTGTCAACACATGAAAGAGACACAAGGGTTTAAGACAAATGGAGATGATGAAATCCAGAGTACACACAGCGAAACTACAGATACTGCTTCTGATTTTGAAGCTGACCTAACTGATGAGAATGTGGAGGTGGATATCTACTTCAGGAATGTCCACTTCAAGGAGGCTACAGGAAAAGGAGATGCCTCCCACAAGTGCAACACTGAAAGAAATGACGGCATTAGATCTGACTCCTCTGTGAAAAATAACAGTCTCCCATACGTAGCAGAGTTGCCGTCAGTAGCAATGGTGAGCAAGATGTCTCCACCCCAGGCATGGGCACTACATACACCTCTTTCTCAACAAACTCCGAGTCAGAAAACACCGGGCTCCAGTAGGCCCATATCATCTATTGAAGCCAATAACCCTCTGGTGATGCAGTTACTTAAGGGAAACCTTTCTTTGGAAAAGGTTCTACCAGTATCACATGCCAGCATCAAGCTGGAAATTATGGAATCACTTCTAGACAAGCCATCAGAAAACCACTCCCTACAAGTGGAGAGAAGCAGCAATTGCTGCTTTGGCCAAGAGTCTTCCCGAGATGCAGGAATAAATACAAGTGGCCGAAACAGAAGTGGTGACTTCCACTCTCCAGATGCTTTCAGAGATCATCAGAAAACACAATGCAACTCTGGGACAGTACTGCCCAAAACAGAAAGTGTGGAGAACCAGCCTGATGTTCCAGAAAAGCATTCCAATGTTGGCAGTAGCTTGAGCTCTCCAGACCCACTGGACAGTATGGTGAGCGGCTCTCAGAAACCTAAAGAGTTGAGCCATAGAGAAAGATCTTCCTGTAGTTTTGGAGATCAAAAAGAGTTACCCCTGGTCCATGATGTCCCACAGCACAATCCACTAACACATACTATTATAAATGAAAGCCCTGAAAAGCTAAACCCACCAGTAGCACCTCAGTTTTTAGCTCCAAATGTAACCTCTCTCGGAACAAAGCGCATCAGTGGAACCTCAATTAATAAAAGTTACGTTGGCGTCCAGGGCAAAAAGCTCTTTGGTTCGGGCTTCCCCTGCAACGCTGCTGCTAGATTGCCTCATCCAAGAGCTTTGGAGCACCTCGCAACCGTGGGAACTGCCTCCCCCAGCAAGCAGATCCCGTTAAATAAGAGCACTGCATCTGGAGAAGGAGCACCGACTGCCAGGGAAGACTGGCCTTCAAAACAACACGCAAACACACTAGGAGGAATAAAAAATGAGAATAtactggcctgtggaggcccagCCAAGGGCAGTGTGAAGAACCGGAAGGATGTTGGGCACAGCCCTGTGGAACTGATGGAGCATTTGCAGAGTGTTCCCCTTGTTATGGACTTGCCGTTTTTCAAGTTACCAAGAGAACCAGGAAAAGGACTCAACCAGCCCTTGGAGCCTTCTTCCATCCCCTCTCAGCTCAATATCAAACAAGCGTTTTATGGGAAGCTTTCGAAGCTGCAGCTCAATTCCACCAGCTTTAATTATTCATCCCACACAGCTCCAGCTTTCCCCAGAAGCCTTGCTGGAAGTATGATGCAGCTAAGCCACAAAGCGAACTTTGCTGCAAACCATAATGCATCTCTTTCTGTGCAGATGTTTGCTGATAGCAGCAGTGTTGAAGAAATATCATTCAAATGTTCCTGCAGCCTTAAAGCCATGATTATGTGTAAAGGATGTGGGGCATTTTGTCACGATGACTGTATAGGACCCTCAAAGCTTTGTGTATTGTGCCTTGTGGTGAGATAA